Part of the Burkholderia humptydooensis genome, GTGTCAAAAACATGCCGGCCGTGCCAGACGCACACGCGATCGTAATGCTATGTGGCGAGGGCTCCTTCATGACAAACGCGGTGGCTTCAGCGCAGCTTGTGAGCATGTCGTGAATCCGGTCGGCATAGGCCTGTCCGGCGCGCGTCAAATGAAGTGCTTTTGCGTCTCGCACAAACAACTGCATGCCAAGAAAACTCTCCAACTTTACAACCTGCTTGCTGACCGCACCTTGCGTAACGTTCAGTTCCTCGGCTGCACGCGTGAAGTTGCCGTGCCGAGCAGCAGCATCAAAGAAAACAAGGCATTGCAGGGGCGGAATCGGGTGAATTTTCATGCTCGCTCCATATGGCTCTGACCCACCGGCGCGGGATCACGAACGCATACAAACACTTGATGACACATCTTTCGGTGATCGAAGAGATGATCCAAACGAAACTTCCCTTGAAAGAGCTTCCTGCCACCGTCAACGGATGACATGCCATCCTTCGAACTTGGTATGTCGCGGCGAACGAAACAGCCGAATTATGCGTTCCCGGACGATGCACGGCACGCTATCGACACAGGCCCGAAAAATCAAGAGCCATTCGTGCATCCCGGTGCGAATCTTCCGAAGGAGCACTCTACGCCGGGATCTCAAAGTACTGACGCAGTGCATTGACGACCGCAGTCAATGGGCTAGAGATACGGAAGAACGCCAAGAAGGCTGAATATTTATCTCCATAGTTCCATAATGTTGAATTATCGTGATGCCATAAAGAATGGTGCTGTGGCGCCTGCTGTGGCGCCATTTCCCACACTGGAAAATTCTCCGAATGCATCCTGAAAACTGCTCTCTAGAAAATCCAGGCTCTGCTTCGCGGAATGAACACCGGACTTACCGAGAAACCAAGAAACATGCAGATGCATCGCGATCAGGAAAAAATGGACTTCAGCCGACCGGGACAGCCGACAAACACTTGCCACATTGAGATCGTTTAACGAATCATTCCGCAACGAGCGCTTGAACCTATATTGCCTATATTGGTTCGAAACGTTGGGTGACGCGAAAATGTTCGGCAAGGTGCGGCGTAGCGGATACGCTTTCGGAGAAAGAACTGATTGCTCTGGCTACTACGCTCGACAAGTCCAGATTGCGCCGTGCTCGATCACAACTAGCGACACCGGGAAAATGACAGCACGTTGACCGATTTGGTTACATCTTGGCTAACATGAGCCAACGAGGAGAGAATCGGAGCGCGAGGAGCGTTCTCGCAAATGCCTGATTTGACTGGCCCGCCCTACACGATTCGAACGTGTGACCTACGGCTTAGAAGGCCGTTGCTCTTGGGTCGCCGCGCCTTGCTGGGCGCGGCTTGTATCCAACTGAGCAGCTTTCAGTCACACTCCAGTCACACCGACGACCTCTCCCGAGGCCGTATGGCGACCGTAAGCAAGCGCGACAATGGATGGATGTGCCAAGTCCGAAAGAAGGGCTTCCCCGCACGCTCAAAGAAGTTCGACACGAAAACAGAAGCCCTCGAATGGGGCCGCATTGTCGAAGCCGAAATGGACCGCGGGCTGTTCGTCAGCACGGACGAAGCCGACCGCACCACCGTCGCCGACCTGCTCGACCGCTACACCCGAGACGTGTCTCCGACCAAGCGCAGCGGCGGCAGCGACAAGGGGCGTGCGGAGAAGCTCAAGAAGCAACTCGGCGCGTACAAGTTGACTGCCCTTACCTCATCCCATCTCGTCGGCTACCGGGACGCCCGGCTCAAGGAGGTGTCGCCACAGACAGTCATCCACGAACTGAACCTACTGAACCGGGCGCTCACGTTGGCGACCCGCGAATGGGGCATCGTCCTGCCTTCCGGAATCCCGAAGGTCATCAAGCCAAGGAAACCGCAAGGTCGAGATCGGCGGCTTCACCCGGACGAGATTCAGGCGATCATTGACGCGACGGAATCGCCTGACCTGCGGGACTTCATCAGGCTCGCCGTAGCAACCGGCATGCGTCGCGGCGAACTTGCGTCCCTCCGCTGGGAGAACATCGATCTGGACCGCCGCACCGCGCACCTGCCGCTGACGAAGACTGACACGCCTCGTACCGTGCCGCTGTCCAGCGTCGCCACAGCCGTTCTACAGGCTCGCAAGGACGCCAGATACACCGTCCCCTTCGCCCTCACTGCGAACGCCCTCACGCGGGCTTTCTGCCGTGCCGTGCAGCGAGCGCGGGGTCTGTACGAGTCCACATGCCGCGTGCTGGAGCGCCCCGTCGATCCTCAATGGCTCGTCGGCATCCGACTGCACGACCTGCGCCACGAAGCGACGAGCCGCTTCTTCGAGCTGGGATTGCAGACGGTCGAGGTCGCCAGCATCACCGGGCACAAGACGCTCGCAATGCTGAAACGGTACACGCACCTGAAAGCAGAAGACCTCGCGAAGAAACTAGGTTGACAGCCGACACCACTTCGGAGACACTAAAAGGCAGCACGACAATCAACGAGAGTAACATGGGTACGCTACAGGAACGCCCGAACGGGCATTGGACGGGCAAGGTTCGCAAAGCCGGATACCCCGCACAGTCCGCCACATTCCCGACTCGCAAAGAGGCCGAGAAGTGGATCATCGATACTGAGGCAGCAATCAACGCTGGACGCTTCCAAAATCTAGACGGCTCAGCCCTCCTCCGCGATGTTATTGATCGCTACCTTCGGGACGTTACGCCAAGCAAGAAGGGGGAATCCTCAGAGACGTGGCGGCTCAAGGCCATCCAGCGGGACGAGATCGGCTCGTACTCGGTCGGCAAGCTCACACCCGCCGTCGTGGCGAACTGGCGCGACCGCAGGCTGGCCGGTACTGACGGCAGGCCCGTGTCGGGGTCTACGGTCAACCGGGAGATGAACCTTCTGCATCACGTACTGGAGACAGCCCGTAAAGAGTGGGGACTTGGCGCTCCGGTCAATCCCGTATCTGAAGTCCGCCGTCCCAAGAACAGCCCAGCGCGGGAGCGCCGCCTCACCAGCGACGAGAAAGTCGCCTTGCTCGCTGCCTGTCGGCAGACGCACTCGCGTTCTGGTCGGCAGAGCTACCTCGCCGATGTTGTTGAGCTGGCTCTGGAGACAGGTATGAGACAGGGCGAAATCATCAAGCTGGAGATCGAACAAGTACGTCTAGATGATCGATTCGTCGGCCTGCGCGCTGGCGGCACAAAGACCGAGGAGGCCCGCACCGTCCCGCTAAGCACTCGCGCTGCGGAGATATTGAAGTCCGTGATAGGCGACCGCACAACGGGCCGCGTATGGGTTGGCCTGACGAGTGATGCCGTGAAGCGTGCGTTCATCCGTGCTCGCGACCGGGCTGGAATCAAAGACTTGACGTTCCATGACTCGCGGCACGACGCTACTACCCGTTTTGTGGAGCTGGGTCTGACCGACACCGAGGTGATGTCGATCACGGGCCACAAGACTCAATCCATGATGCGCAAGTACACGCACCTGCGTGCAAAGGACTTGGCGAAGAAGCTGGGATGACTACTTGAAGAAGGCGCGCAGCGCATCGAGCTGCGCGTTGCAGAAGTCCAGCGCCGTCTGGTAGTCATGGACGGACTGGACGAGCCCACCGAGGGTATGGTCGGTCGGCGGCGTAGGCTCAGCGCACGGCTGAAGCAGTGTCGCCGGTGGACGCAGCGGGACGGTTGCCGTACAGGCTGTCCCACACAGCGTCAGGAACAGCAGTGCTGCTCCAGTCAGGGTTCGCTTGGAGTGCATTGGATACCTTCGTCTGGTTGGTGGAAGCTCTCGCGACAGTCTGTTGAGCGGCGTGTGTGTACGCGTCTATGGCAGCCTTGTTCGCCGCGAGGCTGGCCGTCAGTGAGGCAACCTGCTGCTGGGCAGCGTTCGCCCGCTGGTGTTCGGTGTAGGCCGTGACGCCGAGCCCGCCCACGAGGAGCAGGCCCAGCAGTACGGCGATGATTCGGTCGGTCATTGAGTGCACACCTCGTATTCGGCCTGACGGCGCAGCACCAGTCCGCGCAGCTTCACGCCTTTGGCGTAGACCCACTTCTTCAGCTCCTCGCAGGCACCGCGATGGTCGCCCGCGTTGAACTTCTTGCGGAGGGTCGATCTGGCGAAATTGCCGCGCCCGACGTTGAACACGAAGTCGGTGTACGCGGCCAGCTCGTTCGCGTTGATCGGGCCTGTGGTCAGGTCCAGCACAGCACCCATCGCCTCGGCGGAATCCGCGTTCAGGAGTTGGGTGCATTGGGCTGGCGAGTACACCCGCCCTACCCGCACGTCAGCTCCGGTGTGACCGGTACACGCCGTGGGGATGCCAACCGGGTCGAGGTAGACGGTGGTGCGAGTGCCCTCGTAGGTGAGTGTGAGCGGGACGCTAATTGCAAGCGCTGCCGCGATCACGGCAGCGCTAACGCGTGCCATTAGGCGAGCTTCACCGTCTTGAGCTTGTCGCCGGTAGCAGCATGTGCGGCGTTCGCAGCAACGATGAAGAAGTCGCGCAGCGTCGCTGCGGATGCCACGCCCCCCGCGCCGCGCGCAGCAGCTTCTTCGATGCGGGTGACAGCCTGCGACGTGTCCCAGCGCAAGTCGTCGCCTTGGGCGTACGCCTCGCGGATGTTCGGCAGATCGGTTACAAGCATGAGTTACCTCCGGTATTTGTTGAAAGCTGAGCCGCCGCTTCGGCGTCCAGTGGGATTGGTTCGGTAGTCCACGCGCGACAGTGGGTTCTTGATCCAGTCGTTGAACTCCTGCTCACGCAGGCGCTCGATTGCGCGTTCCTGATTGACGCCCATCTGCTCGACCCAATACCGGCAAGCGCCCGCGAGGGCGTCCAGTCGGTCGTCGTGCTGGAGAGCGTTCTTGTCGCGCGTGATGTGCGCGATCTGGTGAAGCAGGGAGTAGCTCGGACGCTTCTCCACCGGGTAGCGCTGGAGGGACTTCTCCTCGTCACGCGGGATGTCATCGTTGAAAACGAGCGAGCCGCGCGCGATGATCGGTTCGAGCACGTCGATGATCCGCAGCTCCTTCTGCCCGGATTCCCACGTCTCCTCAATGGCGCAGCCGTCGCCCACCGTCTGCGGGTATTCGGCGCGGAGGATCGGGAGCCATGAGTGCAAGTACGCACCGTTGCCGAAGTTCTTCTCGACGAGGATTCGGTTCACCTTCCACTTCCGGGCAATGCCCGCGAGGAACTTGAAGCCCTCCGGGTCGAAGCCGCCCTTGATGCCGCCGACTTCCGCCACGAACAACGTGCCGTTCAGGAAGCCGACGACGGCGTAGCCCGTCTCGTCGCCGTTCTTGCCACCGCCTGCCGGGTCCACGTACATGACGATGCCTTGCAGTGGCGCACGGTCGCGCTCGACGCTGGACGGGATACCCATCGTGTACGTCGTGCCGTTGACTTGGTACTTGATCGTCTCGTGCGCAAGCAGTCCCGGCGTGATGCCGAGAGGAAACAGCTCCGCGAAGCGCATCGTCATGATCTTGGCGAGGCGCAGCGGGAAGCGCTCCGAGTCCGCCAGCTTCGTGTTCAGCATGTGCTGGAGCTGGAAGTACGCCGGGCCTTGGTCATGCTCCTTCTTCGCGAGGAAGCTCTCGACGCCTGCTGGCAGCTCCGGGTCTACGGGCTGGCCTTGGTCGCCGAGCATCCCGCCTCCGGTCTGGAGTGACGGGTCCGCAAGGATGCGGCGCATGATGAACGGCGCGAGCATGTCGCCGTAGTGCTCCATCTGAGTCGCAGTCGGGTAACGCCCCGGCCAGATGCGGACGGTGTAGCCCCGGCCCGGCAGCGTGTTGTAGATGGAGTTGATCGACTGCGGTGTACCGAGGTAGACGATTCGCCCCGTCGAGCAGATGGATGGGAAGTCCCGTGTCAGTTGAAGCAACGCCTGACGTTGGTGCTCCGTCAGGGAGTTCTTCGCACTCTCAATGTCGTCCGCGATAAGCAGGTCGGCACGCTTACCTTGCAGGTTGCCGGTGACGCCGACGCACGCCACCGATGGCGACTTGTCCAGACCCTTGAGGGTGTGATGCACGTCGAATGCCTCGACCGAGGTTCGGTCGCCCGCGTTGCGGTCGGGGCGGAGACATCCAAGGATGTCCATCGTCATGATGACGCGGACGATGAGGGTTGAGATTTCGTTCGCCTGAGTGCCGCCAGCCGAGATAATCAGCACGCGGAACTTCGGGTCGTGGATGAGGCACCAGACTGCGAACAGTGCGCAGATGGTGGTCTTCGCTTGACCGCGTTGAGCCTGCACCATGAGGTAGTGCGGGCCGTACTCAAGGAACTCAGCGATGTCAGCCTGCACCTCCGAGAGCGAGAAGCCGAGTTCAATCATCCCGTCTTCACAGAACGGGACGAAGTGAGGGTAGGCTTCTTGTAGGAGGGTGAGCTGCTCGATGCGCTGGATCGCGAGTTCTACTGACTCACGAGCCATTCATCGCGATGGCTTGCTCGACGGCGGCGGCTGCCTCGTCGTCGGTTACTTCGGTCTGCGGAACCAGCGGAACCACATTGCGCTGCTTTCGCCGCGCCTGCATCTCCTGAATCTTCTTCTGCATCTCGGACAGGGCCGTGTTGTCTTCCACAACTGCCGTGATGTTGTTGTCCTTCAGGAACTTCGTTGCCGCGCCGAGGATGGCGGCGTTGCAGAGGTCGGCGTCTTGAACGAGCGTCTTGAACGTCTCGGCTACGAGCGCATGCAGTTCCGCCAGCGATTCGCTGCTGGCGGTCTTGCTCACTTCTTCTCCTTCCCGGTCAGGGTTCGGTACACCTTCGGTGCGATTACGATGAATTGCAGCACGAGGTAGACGCCCGTGCCGTACATGATCCAGTCCGAGAGCGGGTGCCCTAGGATAAGGGAGCCGCTCGTGTAGACCGGAGGTGCAGCCTGAACTACTGCCGATGCTACTTCGCGGCTGTTCATTTGTTCTCCTTAGATAGTTGGTTCCTCCGGCCAGTCGATGCTCATCGGATAGCCAGACTGCGCGGTGATATCTCGCAATGCTTGGCGGTACTTCCGGAATGGTGTTGGGTCCATTCCGGCATCCGCTGCCCGCCCCACGGCGGCGTCCGCTGCTTTGAGCAAAGCCTCGCGTCTATTGCGCGCTGCTCGATCGGCCTTCATAGAATTGAAAGCTCGTTCGTACTGAGCCCACAGCGGTCCAATTTCAGAGGGGGCCGGGGGACGCAGGTCAGTTCGTCCCCATCTGAAGATCGCTGCGGGAGCACGCTGATTCCCATTTGCATCGACTGCATGACCGATCCAGTAATCTTGGCCGTTCGCCGTGCCCGGATAGAGCTGCTGCACGCAGAATGTGAGTTGTTCGTTGGTAATCATCAGTACGTCCTGATAGTGACGCATCGAATAAACTGCTCGCCCATCCGCATGTAATCGGAACTTGCTGTCCGCAAGCCAATCATCACGTACGGATTAGGTGCCTGAAGGGTTGCACCTGCCGTGAGCGGTCCGAATTCAACCGCTCCAGAGTTGAACTGACATTCACGCGGAGCTGATCGGTTGTAGAGATCATTCAGCACATCGTTCGACCAGCCTCGGTTTTCGAACCACCAGTTTCCGTCCGGCGTCATGCGATGCGAGCCTCGCGAGAACATGTTGCCCCAATCATCAACGGCCCACGTTACTCCGCTGTAGGCGTTGTTGATGATCTCGACGCCACCGCCTTGACGTGCTCGGATGTACGCCCATGTGTTGTCGTTGTACCCGGATCGCAGCCCCAAGTCTGCCTGCCAGTTCGAGGCAGTGAGGCGAAGCCTCCAACCAACATCCTCACCCTTCGTCAGCTTTCCATTTGGATCGAAGTTACCGGTA contains:
- a CDS encoding tyrosine-type recombinase/integrase; translated protein: MGTLQERPNGHWTGKVRKAGYPAQSATFPTRKEAEKWIIDTEAAINAGRFQNLDGSALLRDVIDRYLRDVTPSKKGESSETWRLKAIQRDEIGSYSVGKLTPAVVANWRDRRLAGTDGRPVSGSTVNREMNLLHHVLETARKEWGLGAPVNPVSEVRRPKNSPARERRLTSDEKVALLAACRQTHSRSGRQSYLADVVELALETGMRQGEIIKLEIEQVRLDDRFVGLRAGGTKTEEARTVPLSTRAAEILKSVIGDRTTGRVWVGLTSDAVKRAFIRARDRAGIKDLTFHDSRHDATTRFVELGLTDTEVMSITGHKTQSMMRKYTHLRAKDLAKKLG
- a CDS encoding site-specific integrase; the protein is MATVSKRDNGWMCQVRKKGFPARSKKFDTKTEALEWGRIVEAEMDRGLFVSTDEADRTTVADLLDRYTRDVSPTKRSGGSDKGRAEKLKKQLGAYKLTALTSSHLVGYRDARLKEVSPQTVIHELNLLNRALTLATREWGIVLPSGIPKVIKPRKPQGRDRRLHPDEIQAIIDATESPDLRDFIRLAVATGMRRGELASLRWENIDLDRRTAHLPLTKTDTPRTVPLSSVATAVLQARKDARYTVPFALTANALTRAFCRAVQRARGLYESTCRVLERPVDPQWLVGIRLHDLRHEATSRFFELGLQTVEVASITGHKTLAMLKRYTHLKAEDLAKKLG
- a CDS encoding lysozyme; the encoded protein is MARVSAAVIAAALAISVPLTLTYEGTRTTVYLDPVGIPTACTGHTGADVRVGRVYSPAQCTQLLNADSAEAMGAVLDLTTGPINANELAAYTDFVFNVGRGNFARSTLRKKFNAGDHRGACEELKKWVYAKGVKLRGLVLRRQAEYEVCTQ
- the terL gene encoding phage terminase large subunit — its product is MIELGFSLSEVQADIAEFLEYGPHYLMVQAQRGQAKTTICALFAVWCLIHDPKFRVLIISAGGTQANEISTLIVRVIMTMDILGCLRPDRNAGDRTSVEAFDVHHTLKGLDKSPSVACVGVTGNLQGKRADLLIADDIESAKNSLTEHQRQALLQLTRDFPSICSTGRIVYLGTPQSINSIYNTLPGRGYTVRIWPGRYPTATQMEHYGDMLAPFIMRRILADPSLQTGGGMLGDQGQPVDPELPAGVESFLAKKEHDQGPAYFQLQHMLNTKLADSERFPLRLAKIMTMRFAELFPLGITPGLLAHETIKYQVNGTTYTMGIPSSVERDRAPLQGIVMYVDPAGGGKNGDETGYAVVGFLNGTLFVAEVGGIKGGFDPEGFKFLAGIARKWKVNRILVEKNFGNGAYLHSWLPILRAEYPQTVGDGCAIEETWESGQKELRIIDVLEPIIARGSLVFNDDIPRDEEKSLQRYPVEKRPSYSLLHQIAHITRDKNALQHDDRLDALAGACRYWVEQMGVNQERAIERLREQEFNDWIKNPLSRVDYRTNPTGRRSGGSAFNKYRR
- the lysC gene encoding Rz1-like lysis system protein LysC; the protein is MTGAALLFLTLCGTACTATVPLRPPATLLQPCAEPTPPTDHTLGGLVQSVHDYQTALDFCNAQLDALRAFFK
- a CDS encoding XkdW family protein, translated to MITNEQLTFCVQQLYPGTANGQDYWIGHAVDANGNQRAPAAIFRWGRTDLRPPAPSEIGPLWAQYERAFNSMKADRAARNRREALLKAADAAVGRAADAGMDPTPFRKYRQALRDITAQSGYPMSIDWPEEPTI